TGCCGACGGCTGGCAGTACACCGTCCTCGCGGTGACCGGGCACGAGGCGCTCCAGGTGGTCACCCGGGGCGAGCCGGGCGCGCTGCGCCTGGTCACCGCCGGCACGGACGTCTGCTCGATCGAGGTACGCGCCGCCGCGCCACCCGCCATCCGGACGTCGGCCTGCGACGCCGGGCCGGGCGCGTTGCCGGGGCCGTAGGCTGGGTGACATGCCCGGAACACCGCCGACCCGCTTCGTCTACCTCGGCCCCGAGGGGACCTTCGCCGAGCAGGCGCTGCGCACCGTCCCCGCCGCCGAGCACGGCAGCCGTACGCCGGCACGCAGCGTCGGTGAGGCGCTGGACTGCGTACGGGCGGGTGAGGCGGACGCGGCCCTGGTGCCGCTGGAGAACTCGATCGGCGGCGCGGTGGGGGTGACCCTGGACGAACTCGCCGAGGGGGACCCGCTGGTGATCACCCGCGAGGTGATCCTGCCCGTCGAGTTCGTGCTCGGCGCCCGCCCCGGCACCACCCTGGAGTCGGTGCGCGACGTCGCCGCCCACCCCCAGGCGTCCACCCAGTGCCGCAACTGGCTGCGCGAGCACCTGCCCGACGCGACCGTGGTCGACGTGCTCTCCAACGGCGCGGCGGCGGCCGGCGCGGCGGCCGGCGAGTACGACGCGGCGATCTGCGCGCCGATAGGGGCCACCCGGCACCGGCTGGCGGTGCTCGCCGACAAGATCGCGGACCATCCGGACGCGGTGACCCGGTTCGCGCTGGTGTCCCGCCCGGGGCCGCCGCCGCCCCCGACCGGGGACGACGTCACCTCGCTGGCGGTCTACATCGCCCACGACCGGGTGGGCGCGCTGCTCTCGGTGCTGATGGAGCTGGCCGTGCGCGGGGTCAACCTGACCCGGATCGAGTCCCGCCCCACCGGTGAGGCGCTGGGCCGGTACGTCTTCTTCCTCGACGGCACCGGGCACGTCGCGGACGTCCGGATGGGTGAGGCGTTACAGGGGCTGCGCCGGGTCTGCGCCGACGTGCGCTTCCTCGGGTCGTACCCCCGGCACCGCTGGGCCGACGGGGTGGGTGACCGGCCGGTCCCGGCTCCGGCCGGGCTCTCCGACGCCGACTACGCCGACGCGGCGGCCTGGCTGGCCCGGCTGCGGCGCGGCGAGCTGACCTGATCCGGCGGGGCGCCCGGACCGGGCGCCCCGTCGGCGCGCTCAGCTGAGCAGACCGCCGAGCAGACCGCCCTGTTGCTGCTGCTGGCCGCTGCCCATGATCGGCGGCTCCTCGGACGGCTGGACCACCACGAAGCCCTGGCCGGCGAAGCTCATCGTGAACGCCTCACCGGTGCTGCGGCCGAGCAGGGTGCCCAGGCCGAGCTGCTCCGCCCGGTGGTAGCCGGTCTGGAGGTTGGCCGACCAGCAGACCGCGGCCTGCGGGTCGACGTAGGTGGGGGCGTCGACGTTGAGCACCACCGGGGTGCCCTTGGTGGTGATGGCGATCCGGCCGTGGCCGGTGAAGACGCAGTTGAACAGGCCGGACGAGGAGGCCATGCCCGCGCCGCCGACCATCTTGATGTCGTACGACAGGGTCGAGTCGAAGGCCAGCACGCTGGAGCCGTTGATGGAGAGCGCGTCGCCCGGCTCCAGGTCGATGATGTGCACGTCCTTGGCCAGCTCGGCGAGGAAGACGTCACCCTGGCCGGTCAGCTTCATCAGCGGCACGCCCTCGCCGGTCAGCCGCTGCTTGATGAACTTGCCGATGCCCCCCGAGCCGAGTGCCTGGAACTGCACCTGACCCTGGTACGCCACCATCGAGCCGACGCGGGCCATGGCCTCGCCGTTGAGTTCGATCTTCAGCATCTTGGAGTTCTGCAGCCGCATGCCGGGCTGGGCGGACTCCTTCTCGAGGTTCTCCGCGGAGAACAGCGCGCTGCGCATGGTCTTCCTCCTGATTCGGGGTGTGCTCCCCCACCGTAGGCACCCGACGCAACGGGCGGCATCCGCCGAGCGGGGCGTCAGCCCCAGCCCAGGGCGTGCAGCCGCTCGTCGTCGATGCCGAAGTGGTGGGCGATCTCGTGGACCACGGTCACCGCCACCTCGTCGACGACGTCGTCCTCGGTGTCGCAGATCCGCAGGATCGGGCGGCGGTAGATGAGGATCCGGTCGGGCAGCACCCCGGCGTAGTCCCAGCCGCGCTCGGTGAGGGCGTGCCCCTCGTAGAGGCCGAGCAGGTCCTCCCCGGGGGGTGGGTCGTCCTCGACCAGGATCACCACGTTGCTCATCAGCCCGAGCAGCTCTTCGGGCACCTCGTCGAGGGCTTCGCCGACCAGCTCCTCGAAGCGCTCACGGCTCATCTCCACCGGCACGCCGTCCATTGTCCCCGACGCCGGGCCGGTCGGCCGCCGCGCGATCCGGGGCCCGTCGTCGCCGGGGCCGAGGGACGCTCCCGGGACGCGGACGCCGCCCACCCCGGGCGGGGCGGGCGGCGTCGGGACGGATCAGGAGGCGAGTCGGGCGTTCAGGGTGATCTGGGCGCCCGGGGAGAGCAGCCGCGAGATCGGGCAGTTCTCCTTGGCGGCCTCGGCGAGCTTGGTGAACTGCGCCTCGTCCATGCCCGGCACCTGGCCGACCGTCTCCAGGTCGATTCGGGTCACGGTCATGCCCGCGTCGGTCTTGTCGAAGTGCACCTTCGCGGTGGTCTCCACCGAGGTGTCGGCGGCGCCCGCGTCGGCGAGCTGCTTGGAGAGGGCCATCGAGAAGCAGCCGGCGTGCGCGGCGCCGATCAGCTCCTCGGGGTTGGTCCCCTCGCCCTCCTCGAAGCGGGACTTGAAGGAGTAGTTCCCGGTCAGGCCGCCCTTGCCGGTGCGGACGGTCCCGGAACCCTCGGTGAGGTTGCCCTGCCAGCGTGCGGAAGCGGTACGGATAGGCATGCTGCGACGCTAACCGAAACCGCTCCGGCCGGCGACCGTCCGGCACCGATCCCGGCTCGCGCCCCCGGCCGACCCGGGCGGGGCGTGACATGATGCGGGCAGGTCCGGGACAGCGGAAGGTGATCGGAATGTCACAGGAAAGCCCGATCCCGCGACAGGACGACCGCACGGACGGGACGACCGTCGTCGAGTGGGGCGCGGCGGAGGACGCCCCGACCCGACGGTTCGGGCGCGGGCTGGCCGGCCTCCGGCAGGACGGTCGGCTGCCCCTGGTGGTGGCCGCCCTCGGCGCGGTGGCGGGGATGGCGTCGTTGCTGGGTGAGTGGCTGGTGCTGACGCTGCCGAACGGTGGGCCGGAGGGCGACGCCACCATCCAGGTGCCGAACGGGGTGTCCGAGATCGGCGGTTTCGGGGTCGCGTACCTGGTGGGGCTGCTGCTGCTCACCGCCGCCGTGGCGCTCGCCCTGCGCGGCGGCCCGGCCGTCCGGCGGGAGGCCCGGGTGGCCGGCCTGGCCGTGGCCGGCGCGTTGCTCGCCCTGCTGACCGCGACGGCCCTGTCGTTGGACGACTCCGGGCAGCGGGCGCTCTTCTACTCCACCGACGACGGCTTCCGGGTGGCGTACGGGCGGGGCCTGGTGATGGCGTTCGTCGCGGCGGCACTGCTCGGGGCCGCGCTCCAGGTCGCCGGCCGGCAGCCGGCCGGGTCCCCCGGGCCGGCGGCCGACCCGGTCGACCTCCGCCGGCCGGAGCGGGGTGGGGAGTCCGCAGCGTCCCCGGCCCCGGCCGACCTCACGGTCGCGCCGACGGTCCCGTTCGCCCGCCGGGATCCGGACGCCTGACCGGCCGCGTGAGGGTGCCGAGCACGCCACCGGGCGTTGGCACCCGATTCGCCGGGAAGTCATGGTTGCGACCGGTTCCGCGAGGTACGGTTGCTGCCCGCCGTCAACTCCGGTCGAGGCACCGACGACCGAGAACGGCCGGCTGCGACGGCGGCGGGCGAAGGAGGAACGATGACCCGCCCGGGACTGCCCAAGCTGATCGCCACCGACCTCGACGGGACGCTCGTCCGTAGCGACGACACCGTCTCGGCGTACACGCACGGGGTGCTCGACCGGGTGCGCGCCGCCGGCATCCCGGTGGTCGGCGCCACCGGCCGTGGCCCCCGGCTCAAGGAACTGACCCGCAACGACATCCGCGCCGCCGACTTCCTGGTGATGGCCGGGGGCGGTTGCGTGGTGGACCAGAGCGACCCGGCCGGCCCGCTGGTGCTCCGGGACGAGCGGCTGCCGGGTGCCGTGCTGGCCACGCTCCTGGCCGACCTGGAGGCGGCGGCGGGCCCGCTCACCGTGATGGTCGAGGCGTCCGACGAGCACGACGCGCCGCTCTGGGGCGACTACCACCCGAGCTGGCCGTACCAGGACCGGTTCGAGGCGCGCAGCCGCGCCGAGTGCCTCTCCGTCGACGTGATCAAGGCGTTCGCACGGACCGCCGACCATCATGTCGACGAGTTGCTCGCGGTGGCGCGCGAGATCATCCCACCGCACGTCGCCACGCTGACCCAGGCCGGGCTGGGGTTCATCGAGATCTGCCCGCCGGGGGTGGACAAGGCCACCGGTCTGAGCGTGGTCGCCGAGCGGCTGGGCGTGGACCCGGCGGAGGTGCTGGTCTTCGGGGACATGCCGAACGACCTGCCGATGTTCGGCTGGGCCGGGTGGGCCCGGGTGGCGGTGTCGAACGCCCACCCCGAGGTGCGGGCCGCCGCCGACGAGATCACCCTGCGCAACGATGACGACGGAGTCGCGGTCTACCTGGACCGACTACTGTCCCGGTGATGGGAATCCCACCCCGACTCGTCGCCACCGACATCGACGGCACCCTGCTCGCCGACGACCGCACGCTCAGCGCCCGGACCGCCGCGGTGCTGGAGCGGATCACCGCGCAGGGCACGCCGGTCGTGCTGGTCACCGGCCGCCCGATCCGCTGGCTCCAACTCGTCTACGACCAGCTGCCCGCCCCGCTGCCGGCGATCTGCGCCAACGGCGCGGTGGTCTACGACCCGGCCGCCGACGAGGTGCTCCGGGCCGACCCGCTCGCCCCGGAACACCTCGCCGAGGTGGCCCGGCGGCTGCGCGCGGCGGTGCCCGAGGTGAGCTTCGCGGTGGAGATCGTCGACAGCCGGCAGATGCGGCACGAGGCGCACTACCCGCTGCGCTGGGACGCCGACCACGAGGCCATCCGGGCCGTCGAGTCGCCGGAGGAGCTGCTCTCCGCCCCGGCGGTGAAGCTGCTGGCCCGGGCCGGCGAGCAGGACCCGGACGCCTTCGTCGAGCTGGTGGCCGGGGCGTTGCAGGGGCTGGCCGAGGCGACACACTCGTCGTACAGCGGGCTGGTGGAGATCTCCGCCGCCGGGGTGACCAAGGCGGCCGGGCTCGCCTGGTACGCCGACCGGCTCGGCGTCACCGAGCAGGACGTGCTCGCCTTCGGGGACATGCCGAACGACGTGCCGATGCTGACCTGGGCCGGGCGGGCGGTGGCGGTGGCCAACGCGCACCCCGCCGTCCTGGCGATCGCCGACGAGGTGACCGGGGCGAACACCGAGGACGGCGTGGCGGCGTACCTGGAGAAGGTCTTCGGGGTGGAGTGAGCGGGGCGGCGCCCCGCGCGCCGTCAGAGGTACTGGCCGGTCTGGTGCTCGCCACCGTGCGGCTGGCCCATGCCGGGCATGCCGGGCATCATCCCGGCCGGGCCGCTGGGCAGCGCCTGCCGACCGGAGCGCATCTGCTCCAACTGCACCCGGGCCGCCATCTGCTGCGCCACCAGCGCCGCCTGGATGCCGTGGAACAGCCCCTCCAGCCAGCCGACCAGCTGGGCGTGGGCGATCCGCAGCTCGCCCTCGCTGGGGGCCTTGTCCTCGGTGAAGGGCAGCGAGATCCGCTCCAGCTCCTCGCGCAGCTCAGGGGCCAGGCCCTCCTTCAGCTCGACGATCGACCGCTCGTGGATCTCCCGCATCCGGTGCCGGCTGGCGTCGTCGAGCGGAGCGGCCTTGACCTCCTCCAGCAGCTGCTTGATCATGCTGCCGATCCGCATCACCTTGGCGGGCTGCTCGACCAGGCGGGCCGGGTCCTCACCCTGCTGCTCGTCGGTCTGCACCGTGCCGACCGGGCGGCCGTCCGGTCCGATCACCACCACGGTGCCGGAGTGCCCGGCGCCGTCGCGGCCCGGCTCGTCTCTCTGTCCAGCGGAGTGCGCTTCGGTCATGGCACCCATCTTTACCCACCGCCGCGAGCCGCACGCGGTGGGACCGGTCACCGCCGCCACCGGTCCGGCGGGGCGCGCTACCGTCGCCGACATGCCCGCCGACCCCCGCGCCGTGCTCACCCGCCCCGCGCCCCCGCCCGACCTGACCCTGGCCTACGGGGACCACCCCGACCAGATCGTCGACCTGCGCCGCCCCGCCGGCGACGGCCCGCTCCGGCCGCTGGTCGCGATCCTGCACGGCGGCTTCTGGCGGGCCGAGTACGACCGCGCCCACACCGGCCCGCTGGCCACGGCGCTGGCCGGGCTCGGCTGGCCGGTCGCCCAGGTCGAGTACCGGCGCACCGGGCAGCCGGGCGGCGGCTGGCCGGGCACCCTGACCGACGTGCGCACGGCGGTGGCGGCGCTGCCCGGGATGGCGGCCCGGGCCCTGCCCGGCCAGGTGGCCGCCGGGGCGCCGCTGCTGCTCGGCCACTCGGCCGGCGGGCACCTCGCGCTCCACGTCGCGGCGCACGCCCCGGACGCCGTACGCGGGGTGCTGGCGCTGGCCCCGGTCGCCGACCTCGCCGAGGCGTACCGGCTGGACCTGGACGGCGGCGCGGTGGCCGCGCTGCTCGGTGGCGGCCCGAGCGAGCACCCGGACCGGTACGCGGTGGCCGATCCACGGGCATTGGTGCCCCCGCCGACACGGACAGTAATTTGCCACGGTGTGCGGGATCGGCAGGTCCCGGTGGCGATGAGCCGGGACTACGTGGCCGCCGCGCGGGCGGCCGGCGGCGACGTCACCCTGGTTGAACTGCCGGAATGTGAGCACTTCGGCCTCATCGATCCGGATTCGGCGGCCTGGCCGCAGGTCAGGGATGCGTTGCAGTCCCTCTGGAAAGATCAAGAGCCATTGACGCAGCGTCGCTAAGCAGGTAGAACGCCGGAGGGCGGTGACGCCCGGCAACGCTCCTCGGAAGGATTTCGGTGTCGCACATGAACCGCAGGCGCGCCCTTCAACTGCTGGCCGCACTCGGTACCACCGGGCTGGTCGCCGGCT
This genomic interval from Micromonospora coxensis contains the following:
- the pheA gene encoding prephenate dehydratase — encoded protein: MPGTPPTRFVYLGPEGTFAEQALRTVPAAEHGSRTPARSVGEALDCVRAGEADAALVPLENSIGGAVGVTLDELAEGDPLVITREVILPVEFVLGARPGTTLESVRDVAAHPQASTQCRNWLREHLPDATVVDVLSNGAAAAGAAAGEYDAAICAPIGATRHRLAVLADKIADHPDAVTRFALVSRPGPPPPPTGDDVTSLAVYIAHDRVGALLSVLMELAVRGVNLTRIESRPTGEALGRYVFFLDGTGHVADVRMGEALQGLRRVCADVRFLGSYPRHRWADGVGDRPVPAPAGLSDADYADAAAWLARLRRGELT
- a CDS encoding AIM24 family protein; the protein is MRSALFSAENLEKESAQPGMRLQNSKMLKIELNGEAMARVGSMVAYQGQVQFQALGSGGIGKFIKQRLTGEGVPLMKLTGQGDVFLAELAKDVHIIDLEPGDALSINGSSVLAFDSTLSYDIKMVGGAGMASSSGLFNCVFTGHGRIAITTKGTPVVLNVDAPTYVDPQAAVCWSANLQTGYHRAEQLGLGTLLGRSTGEAFTMSFAGQGFVVVQPSEEPPIMGSGQQQQQGGLLGGLLS
- a CDS encoding metallopeptidase family protein, which codes for MEMSRERFEELVGEALDEVPEELLGLMSNVVILVEDDPPPGEDLLGLYEGHALTERGWDYAGVLPDRILIYRRPILRICDTEDDVVDEVAVTVVHEIAHHFGIDDERLHALGWG
- a CDS encoding OsmC family protein, coding for MPIRTASARWQGNLTEGSGTVRTGKGGLTGNYSFKSRFEEGEGTNPEELIGAAHAGCFSMALSKQLADAGAADTSVETTAKVHFDKTDAGMTVTRIDLETVGQVPGMDEAQFTKLAEAAKENCPISRLLSPGAQITLNARLAS
- a CDS encoding HAD family hydrolase; amino-acid sequence: MTRPGLPKLIATDLDGTLVRSDDTVSAYTHGVLDRVRAAGIPVVGATGRGPRLKELTRNDIRAADFLVMAGGGCVVDQSDPAGPLVLRDERLPGAVLATLLADLEAAAGPLTVMVEASDEHDAPLWGDYHPSWPYQDRFEARSRAECLSVDVIKAFARTADHHVDELLAVAREIIPPHVATLTQAGLGFIEICPPGVDKATGLSVVAERLGVDPAEVLVFGDMPNDLPMFGWAGWARVAVSNAHPEVRAAADEITLRNDDDGVAVYLDRLLSR
- a CDS encoding HAD family hydrolase — protein: MGIPPRLVATDIDGTLLADDRTLSARTAAVLERITAQGTPVVLVTGRPIRWLQLVYDQLPAPLPAICANGAVVYDPAADEVLRADPLAPEHLAEVARRLRAAVPEVSFAVEIVDSRQMRHEAHYPLRWDADHEAIRAVESPEELLSAPAVKLLARAGEQDPDAFVELVAGALQGLAEATHSSYSGLVEISAAGVTKAAGLAWYADRLGVTEQDVLAFGDMPNDVPMLTWAGRAVAVANAHPAVLAIADEVTGANTEDGVAAYLEKVFGVE
- a CDS encoding bacterial proteasome activator family protein, translated to MGAMTEAHSAGQRDEPGRDGAGHSGTVVVIGPDGRPVGTVQTDEQQGEDPARLVEQPAKVMRIGSMIKQLLEEVKAAPLDDASRHRMREIHERSIVELKEGLAPELREELERISLPFTEDKAPSEGELRIAHAQLVGWLEGLFHGIQAALVAQQMAARVQLEQMRSGRQALPSGPAGMMPGMPGMGQPHGGEHQTGQYL
- a CDS encoding alpha/beta hydrolase family protein, with amino-acid sequence MPADPRAVLTRPAPPPDLTLAYGDHPDQIVDLRRPAGDGPLRPLVAILHGGFWRAEYDRAHTGPLATALAGLGWPVAQVEYRRTGQPGGGWPGTLTDVRTAVAALPGMAARALPGQVAAGAPLLLGHSAGGHLALHVAAHAPDAVRGVLALAPVADLAEAYRLDLDGGAVAALLGGGPSEHPDRYAVADPRALVPPPTRTVICHGVRDRQVPVAMSRDYVAAARAAGGDVTLVELPECEHFGLIDPDSAAWPQVRDALQSLWKDQEPLTQRR